In Gammaproteobacteria bacterium, one DNA window encodes the following:
- a CDS encoding quinone-dependent dihydroorotate dehydrogenase, producing the protein MLYTILRPLLFKLDPESAHRVTFNGVELARKLGLLKAVSIPCQPRNVMGLSFPNPVGLAAGLDKNGEHLDALAALGFGFIEIGTVTPRPQPGNPAPRIFRIPEARAIINRLGFNNHGVDQLVENVKRSAYRGILGINIGKNFDTPLEKAVEDYLIGLQKIYRYASYVTVNISSPNTQNLRQLQAADALDQLLEQLKSEQAKLTQGHGKYVPMAVKIAPDLDETQIQAIAALLIKHRIDGVIATNTTITRTGIEHLPLAQENGGLSGAPLTQRATAVIRQLHHALQGAIPIIGVGGIMSADDAQEKLVAGASLVQLYTGLIYRGPDLVKEIARVVCARHET; encoded by the coding sequence ATGCTTTACACAATTCTTCGCCCACTGCTGTTCAAGCTTGACCCCGAATCCGCGCATCGCGTTACGTTTAACGGAGTAGAGCTGGCCAGAAAACTTGGATTATTGAAAGCCGTTTCGATTCCTTGTCAGCCTCGCAATGTGATGGGACTGAGTTTTCCCAATCCGGTCGGGCTTGCTGCCGGGTTGGACAAGAATGGTGAACACTTGGACGCATTGGCTGCGCTCGGATTCGGTTTTATTGAAATTGGTACCGTTACGCCGCGGCCTCAACCGGGCAATCCGGCACCGCGCATTTTTCGCATTCCCGAAGCACGCGCGATTATCAATCGCCTCGGTTTCAATAATCACGGCGTGGATCAACTGGTGGAGAACGTCAAGCGCTCGGCTTATCGAGGCATACTGGGCATCAATATCGGCAAGAATTTCGATACCCCGCTGGAAAAAGCAGTGGAAGATTATCTGATCGGACTCCAGAAAATTTACCGCTATGCCAGCTATGTGACCGTCAATATCTCGTCGCCGAATACTCAGAATCTGCGGCAATTGCAAGCTGCCGATGCGCTCGATCAGTTACTCGAGCAATTGAAATCCGAACAGGCCAAGCTTACGCAGGGGCATGGAAAATATGTGCCGATGGCGGTCAAAATCGCGCCCGATTTGGATGAAACGCAAATCCAAGCTATTGCCGCACTGCTGATAAAACATCGCATCGACGGCGTGATTGCCACCAACACCACGATTACGCGCACAGGCATCGAGCACTTGCCGTTGGCGCAGGAAAACGGAGGGCTAAGTGGCGCACCATTGACGCAACGCGCTACGGCAGTCATTCGTCAACTTCATCATGCGCTACAGGGTGCTATTCCTATTATCGGCGTCGGCGGCATTATGTCGGCGGACGATGCACAAGAAAAATTGGTGGCTGGCGCAAGCCTGGTACAGTTATACACCGGCTTGATTTATCGCGGCCCGGATCTGGTCAAGGAAATCGCCCGGGTAGTCTGTGCCCGGCACGAAACATAG
- the rsxB gene encoding electron transport complex subunit RsxB, with product MNQLLIEEIDALLPQTQCGKCGFSGCKPYAEAIAAGRADINQCPPGGQEGIEKLAQLLGVPPKPLNTSHGFFRPDRVVAWIDEQLCIGCTFCIRACPVDAIVGAGKQLHTVITAECTGCELCIAPCPMDCISLVPVDENKHDTRKKQGADNARARHQFQLLRLERDKHAAKAESKHKPVAQTEKNRTSADERKQAIVQAAIQRAVAARNRATPNHSPAKSHERN from the coding sequence ATGAATCAGTTGCTGATAGAGGAAATCGATGCGCTGTTGCCACAAACGCAATGCGGTAAATGCGGTTTTTCCGGCTGCAAACCCTATGCGGAAGCCATCGCGGCAGGGCGCGCAGATATCAATCAATGCCCGCCCGGTGGTCAGGAAGGTATTGAGAAATTGGCGCAGTTATTAGGTGTGCCGCCCAAACCGCTGAATACATCGCACGGTTTTTTCCGGCCTGACAGAGTTGTCGCCTGGATTGATGAACAACTGTGCATCGGTTGCACGTTTTGCATCCGGGCTTGCCCTGTCGACGCCATCGTTGGCGCCGGTAAACAACTGCATACCGTCATCACCGCGGAGTGCACCGGCTGCGAATTATGCATCGCACCTTGTCCGATGGATTGCATCAGCTTGGTGCCTGTTGACGAAAACAAGCATGATACGCGTAAGAAACAAGGAGCCGATAACGCACGCGCCCGTCACCAATTCCAGTTGTTGCGGTTGGAGCGTGACAAACATGCCGCTAAGGCAGAATCGAAGCACAAACCCGTTGCACAAACAGAGAAAAATCGAACATCCGCAGATGAGCGCAAGCAGGCGATCGTTCAAGCCGCGATCCAGCGCGCCGTGGCGGCTAGAAACAGGGCAACCCCTAATCATTCACCGGCAAAATCCCATGAACGCAACTAA
- the nth gene encoding endonuclease III gives MNATKRHEIFACLKSANPHPTTELEYHSPFELLIAVILSAQATDKSVNRATRKLFPQANTPEKILALGEAGLTEFIKSIGLYKTKAKNIMATCQMLIQQHHSDVPRTREQLEKLPGVGRKTANVILNTAFGEPTIAVDTHIFRVANRTGIAPGKNVLEVELKLLKAVPKEFRHDAHHWLILHGRYICKARKPACAICIINHLCEFKDKNFEH, from the coding sequence ATGAACGCAACTAAGCGCCATGAGATTTTTGCTTGCCTGAAATCAGCCAATCCGCATCCCACAACCGAGTTGGAATATCATTCCCCATTTGAGCTGCTGATCGCGGTTATTCTTTCGGCGCAGGCAACCGACAAAAGCGTGAATCGGGCAACGCGGAAATTATTTCCTCAAGCCAATACACCGGAAAAGATTCTTGCTTTGGGGGAAGCCGGTTTGACCGAATTCATCAAAAGTATCGGGCTATACAAAACCAAGGCGAAGAATATTATGGCAACCTGCCAAATGTTGATACAGCAGCATCACAGCGATGTGCCGCGTACGCGCGAGCAACTGGAAAAATTGCCCGGTGTCGGGCGTAAAACCGCCAATGTCATTCTGAATACCGCATTCGGTGAACCGACTATCGCGGTCGATACGCATATTTTCCGTGTTGCCAACCGCACCGGTATCGCCCCCGGAAAAAATGTGCTCGAGGTTGAATTGAAGCTGTTGAAAGCAGTGCCAAAAGAATTCCGGCATGATGCGCACCACTGGTTGATTCTGCACGGACGCTACATCTGCAAAGCAAGAAAACCGGCTTGTGCGATTTGTATAATCAATCACCTATGTGAATTCAAAGACAAAAATTTTGAACACTGA
- a CDS encoding DUF1841 family protein: protein MFKPSREQARQLFFETWRKYRQREILSGIETIALEVILLHPEYHDILSDPERFLDQDYLPEMGGTNPFLHMSMHVAIKEQLSINQPIGICERFARLQKHSGSEHAAAHQMMECLAEMIWQAQRSQSTPDAAIYFDCLDKRLSSIN, encoded by the coding sequence ATGTTTAAACCATCGAGAGAGCAAGCGCGGCAATTATTTTTTGAAACTTGGCGCAAATACCGTCAGCGGGAAATATTATCCGGCATTGAAACGATTGCACTTGAGGTCATTTTGTTGCACCCGGAATATCACGACATTCTCAGCGATCCCGAGCGCTTTCTGGATCAGGATTATCTACCGGAAATGGGCGGTACTAATCCATTCTTGCACATGAGCATGCATGTGGCGATCAAGGAACAATTGTCGATTAATCAGCCGATTGGAATTTGCGAGCGATTCGCCCGTTTGCAGAAACATAGCGGGAGTGAACACGCCGCAGCACACCAGATGATGGAATGTTTGGCGGAAATGATATGGCAAGCACAGCGTTCGCAATCCACACCGGATGCTGCCATCTACTTCGACTGCTTGGATAAACGGCTAAGCTCGATCAACTGA
- a CDS encoding cytochrome c, with the protein MKNYVIAALSGAALIVSGQLMAADLDAGKSKAAEVCASCHGADGNSPAPNFPKIGGQYRTYLEKALKDYKSGNRKDPVMAGMAANLSPADIENLAFYYSSQPGTLNSNK; encoded by the coding sequence ATGAAGAATTATGTAATTGCTGCATTAAGTGGTGCAGCTTTGATAGTTTCCGGCCAATTGATGGCTGCTGATCTCGACGCAGGCAAAAGTAAAGCAGCTGAAGTTTGTGCTTCCTGCCACGGCGCTGACGGTAATAGCCCTGCGCCTAATTTTCCCAAGATCGGCGGGCAATATAGAACATACTTAGAAAAAGCACTGAAAGATTACAAATCCGGTAACAGAAAAGATCCTGTCATGGCGGGAATGGCTGCCAATCTGTCACCGGCGGATATTGAGAACCTAGCTTTTTATTATTCCAGCCAGCCAGGTACTTTGAATTCAAACAAATAA
- a CDS encoding cytochrome c: MKQKLIMNLLLAMGMLMAFSGMTQAAGDAAAAKDKLSMCVGCHGIPGYKTAFPSAYSVPKLGGQHADYIVKALEGYKNGTRSHPTMTSLAKTLSQQDIEDLAAYYSKN; this comes from the coding sequence ATGAAACAAAAATTGATTATGAATTTATTACTTGCCATGGGCATGCTTATGGCATTCTCAGGGATGACTCAAGCAGCTGGAGATGCAGCAGCAGCAAAAGATAAGTTGTCAATGTGTGTGGGCTGTCATGGAATCCCGGGCTATAAAACCGCTTTTCCGTCGGCTTACAGTGTTCCAAAACTGGGCGGACAACATGCGGACTATATCGTTAAAGCATTGGAAGGTTATAAAAACGGTACACGCAGCCACCCAACCATGACAAGTTTAGCTAAGACATTGTCTCAACAAGATATAGAAGATCTTGCTGCATACTATTCTAAAAATTAA